A window from Streptomyces sp. NBC_00271 encodes these proteins:
- a CDS encoding cytochrome c oxidase assembly protein produces MDHSGHGMTMDLPPFTLGRGLEWSADPFFLIACLAGLGLYGWGVVRLARRGDKWSVGRTIAFVLGVLTVMLVMCTKLNDYGMVMFSVHMVQHMVISMLSPILILLGAPITLALRALPVAATRGNKGPRELLLMFLHSRYMRIITHPAFTIPLFIASLYALYFSPIFDFLMGSKTGHIAMMCHFLAVGLVFFWPIMGVDPGPHRPGYLMRMLELFAGMPFHAFFGIALMMASGPMVETYKHPPASLGIDALSDQSAAGGIAWAFSEIPSVLVLIALLFQWYASEKRQARRTDRAADRDGDKELEAYNAYLASLNAGGR; encoded by the coding sequence ATGGATCACAGCGGGCACGGCATGACCATGGATCTGCCGCCGTTCACGCTGGGGCGGGGGCTCGAGTGGTCCGCGGACCCGTTCTTCCTCATCGCCTGTCTGGCGGGACTCGGCCTGTACGGCTGGGGGGTCGTGCGGCTCGCGCGGCGCGGTGACAAGTGGTCGGTCGGGCGGACCATCGCCTTCGTGCTCGGCGTGCTGACCGTGATGCTCGTGATGTGCACCAAGCTGAACGACTACGGCATGGTCATGTTCAGCGTGCACATGGTGCAGCACATGGTGATCAGCATGCTCTCGCCGATCCTGATCCTGCTCGGAGCGCCGATCACACTGGCGCTGCGCGCACTGCCGGTGGCCGCCACGCGAGGCAACAAGGGTCCGCGTGAACTGCTGCTGATGTTCCTGCACAGCCGCTACATGCGGATCATCACGCATCCGGCGTTCACGATCCCGCTGTTCATCGCGAGCCTGTACGCGCTGTACTTCTCCCCCATCTTCGACTTCCTGATGGGCTCCAAGACCGGGCACATCGCGATGATGTGCCACTTCCTCGCCGTCGGCCTGGTCTTCTTCTGGCCGATCATGGGCGTCGACCCCGGACCGCACCGGCCGGGCTATCTGATGCGGATGCTGGAGCTGTTCGCGGGCATGCCGTTCCACGCGTTCTTCGGTATCGCGCTGATGATGGCGTCCGGGCCGATGGTGGAGACGTACAAGCACCCGCCCGCCTCGCTCGGCATCGACGCGCTCTCCGACCAGAGCGCCGCGGGCGGCATCGCCTGGGCGTTCAGCGAGATCCCCTCCGTCCTCGTGCTGATCGCGCTGCTCTTCCAGTGGTACGCCTCCGAGAAGCGGCAGGCCCGCCGCACGGACCGGGCCGCCGACCGCGACGGCGACAAGGAACTCGAGGCGTACAACGCCTATCTGGCCTCACTCAACGCAGGCGGCCGCTGA
- a CDS encoding DUF6777 domain-containing protein, with protein sequence MAAGVSSVSPFFKEDRQLGTDIHVPEARPSGGVQASNSPGLYGGAPDGSNGSGSPAPAPEPSTGPGPGTGVWGGTTKPGTCAVTKLKKFLTDPKNSAKAQEWARVLHISTDQIPSYIDQLTPVVLRHDTLVTNHDYKNGKAVSYAALLQAGIAILVDQQGLPAVKCSCGNPLLPFEGKASKTDVRFDNGNKKWADYRQDRVVVVQPPPGAQEIHKLQLVDVHHPDRGIARPVGSDGSQDKSFDTQQKHAVPPVTGMTFAEATQRLTDAGLGMSYAGDSLPADDAQVTASRPTEGSQVAWGTSVVLSARSDSPTESGGGPTTPSDSGTSTGGANGAGGTSGAGSDPGTTPPTPSGGSSGPSSGPSSGGASSGSASPSDSGTGSGVPTDTTTSTPTKPATPTDTPTDTSGGTGGGTTSTPSHTSPTGSPTSSAPNTPSATAPTVPTTEPTSHEPTSTRPTVSSAPPPSEPVSSTPPAPVDPGTSDSAPGGPTESAA encoded by the coding sequence GTGGCGGCGGGGGTTTCCTCGGTCTCCCCCTTCTTCAAGGAGGACCGACAGCTCGGCACGGACATCCACGTGCCCGAGGCCCGGCCCAGTGGTGGTGTGCAGGCCAGTAACAGCCCCGGGCTGTACGGCGGGGCCCCCGACGGCAGCAACGGAAGCGGTTCACCGGCACCGGCGCCCGAACCCAGTACCGGCCCCGGCCCTGGCACCGGCGTGTGGGGCGGCACCACGAAACCCGGCACGTGCGCCGTGACGAAGTTGAAGAAATTCCTCACCGACCCCAAGAACTCGGCGAAGGCCCAGGAATGGGCGCGGGTCCTGCATATAAGCACCGATCAGATCCCGAGTTATATCGATCAACTCACACCTGTCGTACTGCGTCACGACACTCTCGTGACGAATCACGACTACAAGAACGGCAAGGCGGTTTCGTACGCCGCGCTGCTGCAGGCCGGAATCGCCATTCTGGTCGACCAACAGGGACTGCCCGCGGTGAAGTGCTCCTGCGGCAATCCGCTGCTCCCCTTCGAGGGAAAGGCCTCGAAGACGGACGTGCGGTTCGACAACGGCAACAAGAAGTGGGCCGACTACCGGCAGGACCGCGTCGTGGTGGTCCAGCCGCCGCCCGGAGCGCAGGAGATCCACAAGCTCCAGCTCGTCGACGTGCACCACCCCGACCGGGGGATCGCCCGCCCGGTGGGCAGCGACGGCAGCCAGGACAAGTCCTTCGACACCCAGCAGAAACACGCCGTGCCACCGGTCACCGGCATGACCTTCGCGGAGGCGACCCAGCGGCTGACCGACGCGGGGCTGGGCATGTCGTACGCCGGTGACAGCCTGCCGGCCGACGACGCCCAGGTGACGGCGTCCCGGCCGACCGAGGGCAGCCAGGTCGCCTGGGGCACGTCGGTCGTCCTGTCGGCGCGGTCCGACAGCCCGACCGAGAGCGGCGGCGGTCCAACCACGCCGTCGGATTCCGGCACGAGCACGGGCGGCGCGAACGGAGCGGGCGGCACGAGCGGAGCGGGCTCGGATCCCGGGACGACCCCGCCGACCCCGTCCGGGGGATCGTCCGGCCCCTCGTCCGGCCCCTCGTCCGGCGGCGCGTCGTCGGGCAGCGCCTCGCCGTCCGACAGCGGCACCGGGTCGGGTGTCCCTACGGATACGACCACCTCCACCCCCACGAAGCCCGCCACGCCCACGGACACCCCCACGGACACGAGCGGCGGCACGGGCGGCGGAACGACGTCGACCCCGTCGCACACCTCTCCTACCGGCTCACCCACGAGCAGTGCCCCGAACACCCCCTCGGCCACTGCCCCGACCGTGCCGACGACCGAACCGACCTCGCACGAACCGACCTCGACCAGGCCCACCGTCAGCAGCGCGCCGCCGCCGAGTGAGCCCGTGTCGAGCACACCGCCCGCCCCGGTCGACCCGGGTACGAGCGACTCCGCGCCCGGTGGGCCCACCGAGAGCGCGGCCTGA
- a CDS encoding serine/threonine-protein kinase: MTAGSAQSGVGRTIDGRYVLLKRVGSGGMGHVWLAHDQRLDCDVALKEIRFRDVREGSEEHESRIARARAEARHAAVLRGHPHVVTVHDVLEHDGLPWIVMEYVADAEDLRAWLARRGPLAPDECARVGLAVLDALTAGHERGIMHRDVKPANILLAPDRAGTPGARILLTDYGVSVQPDSPETRWTRTSVLVGTAGYLAPERAQGGQPTAASDLFSLGCTLYFGVEGHGPFDRDSHLGALAAVVSEEAPPSRRAGALGPIIDALLVKDPGLRISAERTAAALARIILPEPHPPTQVDTGSQPAWAGLVTSDGPGGPAPPGRTPGGPSRDHDYAPPAHDQSPSPARGQGPARNQGPAQEQGFAAPGSYVPTAQASPAPAHHAAYTPMAQAAGTRAGAPAAYAPRPGQGFGPPTPYPPQPGAGFGPPSYLGPAAPAPGPGGGRRKRTLLVQVIAALLLALSLTAGVIWGLARYGRTQTPAAPYGARVGLSAPLKKGDCVLSDPSPAPSSGTPRLQLDPSCGALRPDGQVMELYKARSFEEAGSVGPDQCAERTKAIADKLAWHVQSLAVVPTREGFDATGGNVACLLVGKHGPVYGRLGGLRPYGMAFEDATQMQQDDCLGHARGDASEYTHYELVSCDKDHVGRVLRITHLTALTPGKKPDVEADAQCAADAPPQQLGYPADTYVSHGLRSTGLWRKGYYLVVCSIERLDKALMHGGE, encoded by the coding sequence ATGACAGCAGGATCAGCGCAGTCGGGAGTGGGCCGGACCATCGACGGCCGGTATGTGCTCCTGAAGCGGGTCGGCTCCGGCGGGATGGGCCACGTCTGGCTCGCCCACGACCAGCGGCTCGACTGCGACGTGGCGCTCAAGGAGATCAGGTTCCGCGATGTCCGGGAAGGGAGTGAGGAGCACGAGTCGCGGATCGCGCGCGCCCGCGCCGAGGCCCGGCACGCGGCGGTGCTACGCGGCCACCCGCACGTGGTGACGGTCCACGACGTCCTGGAGCACGACGGCCTGCCATGGATCGTGATGGAGTACGTGGCGGACGCCGAGGACCTGCGGGCCTGGCTCGCCCGGCGCGGCCCGCTGGCCCCCGACGAGTGCGCCCGCGTCGGCCTCGCGGTGCTGGACGCGCTGACCGCCGGGCACGAGCGCGGCATCATGCACCGGGACGTCAAACCGGCCAACATCCTGCTCGCCCCGGACCGCGCGGGCACCCCCGGCGCGCGCATCCTCCTCACCGACTACGGCGTCTCGGTCCAGCCGGACTCCCCCGAGACCCGCTGGACCCGTACCTCCGTCCTGGTCGGCACGGCCGGCTATCTGGCACCGGAACGGGCGCAGGGCGGGCAGCCGACCGCGGCGTCCGACCTGTTCTCGCTGGGCTGCACTCTGTACTTCGGTGTGGAGGGCCACGGTCCCTTCGACCGGGACAGCCACCTCGGGGCGCTCGCCGCGGTGGTCTCGGAGGAGGCGCCGCCGTCCCGGCGGGCCGGTGCGCTGGGGCCGATCATCGACGCGCTGCTGGTCAAGGACCCCGGCCTGCGGATCTCCGCGGAACGGACGGCGGCGGCATTGGCTCGGATCATCCTGCCCGAGCCCCATCCGCCGACCCAGGTCGACACCGGCTCGCAGCCCGCGTGGGCGGGGCTCGTCACCTCCGACGGGCCCGGTGGTCCGGCGCCACCGGGCCGGACCCCGGGCGGTCCGTCCAGGGACCACGACTACGCGCCGCCCGCACACGACCAGAGCCCGTCCCCCGCCCGGGGCCAGGGACCGGCCCGGAACCAGGGACCGGCCCAGGAGCAGGGTTTCGCGGCGCCTGGTTCGTACGTCCCCACGGCCCAGGCCTCTCCCGCGCCGGCGCACCACGCGGCGTACACACCCATGGCGCAGGCAGCCGGCACCCGTGCCGGTGCCCCGGCCGCGTACGCGCCTCGCCCGGGCCAGGGCTTCGGTCCGCCGACCCCGTACCCCCCGCAGCCCGGTGCCGGTTTCGGTCCGCCCAGTTACCTGGGCCCTGCCGCGCCCGCCCCGGGTCCCGGCGGGGGGCGCCGCAAGCGGACGCTGCTCGTCCAGGTGATCGCGGCACTGCTCCTCGCGCTGTCGCTGACGGCGGGAGTGATCTGGGGTCTGGCCCGGTACGGCAGGACGCAGACGCCCGCAGCCCCGTACGGCGCCCGGGTCGGGCTCTCCGCACCGCTCAAGAAGGGCGACTGTGTACTGAGCGACCCGTCCCCCGCACCGTCCTCGGGTACCCCGCGTCTGCAACTGGATCCGAGCTGCGGAGCGCTGCGCCCCGACGGGCAGGTGATGGAGCTGTACAAGGCCCGCTCCTTCGAGGAGGCCGGCAGCGTCGGACCGGACCAGTGCGCGGAGCGGACCAAGGCGATCGCCGACAAACTCGCCTGGCACGTCCAGAGCCTGGCCGTGGTGCCCACCCGCGAGGGCTTCGACGCCACCGGCGGCAACGTCGCATGCCTGCTGGTCGGGAAGCACGGTCCGGTGTACGGCAGGCTCGGCGGCCTCCGCCCGTACGGAATGGCGTTCGAGGACGCGACCCAGATGCAGCAGGACGACTGCCTCGGCCATGCTCGCGGGGACGCGAGCGAATACACCCACTACGAGCTCGTGTCCTGCGACAAGGATCATGTGGGCCGGGTCCTGCGGATCACGCACCTCACCGCCCTCACGCCCGGCAAGAAGCCCGATGTCGAGGCGGACGCACAATGCGCGGCCGACGCCCCGCCTCAACAACTCGGCTATCCCGCCGACACCTATGTGAGTCATGGCCTGCGCAGCACAGGACTGTGGAGGAAGGGGTACTACCTGGTGGTCTGCAGCATCGAGCGGCTGGACAAGGCCCTCATGCACGGAGGCGAGTAG
- a CDS encoding sensor histidine kinase, giving the protein MSGFLAGLCVAVLPLLAAGFWLGRRTARPENLGGLGTPVEHATFETLHTASLAAPPLRAGLTGETARKSARRLRTLLGTDALCLTDQDTVLAWDGLGEHHRTEIMERLGSPLETGRGEAFRLKCDEPDCSLRWAVVAPLTVDDRVHGALVACAPRESAVLVRAAGEVARWVSVQLELADLDQSRTRLIEAEIKALRAQISPHFIFNSLAVIASFVRTDPERARELLLEFADFTRYSFRRHGDFTTLADELHAIDHYLALVRARFGDRLSVTLQIAPEVLPVALPFLCLQPLVENAVKHGLEGKADKSNKSHISITAQDAGAEALVVIEDNGIGMDPDRLRRILAGEVSPSGGIGLSNVDDRLRQVYGDQYGLVIETAVGAGMKITARLPKYQPGVHSAGPLPRE; this is encoded by the coding sequence GTGAGCGGATTCCTGGCGGGCCTCTGCGTCGCCGTGCTCCCCCTGCTCGCCGCCGGGTTCTGGCTCGGCAGGCGTACCGCGAGGCCCGAGAACCTCGGCGGCCTCGGCACCCCCGTCGAACACGCCACCTTCGAGACCCTGCACACCGCCTCGCTGGCCGCGCCCCCACTGCGCGCGGGTCTCACCGGGGAGACCGCCCGCAAGTCCGCCCGTCGACTGCGCACCCTGCTCGGCACGGACGCCCTGTGCCTCACCGACCAGGACACCGTCCTCGCTTGGGACGGCCTGGGGGAGCACCATCGCACCGAGATCATGGAACGGCTCGGCAGCCCCCTGGAGACCGGCCGCGGCGAGGCCTTCCGGCTGAAGTGCGACGAGCCCGACTGCTCCCTGCGCTGGGCCGTCGTCGCACCGCTCACCGTCGACGACCGCGTCCACGGAGCGCTCGTCGCCTGCGCGCCCCGCGAGTCCGCCGTCCTGGTCCGGGCCGCGGGTGAGGTCGCCCGCTGGGTCTCCGTGCAACTGGAACTCGCCGACCTCGACCAGTCCCGCACCCGTCTGATCGAGGCCGAGATCAAGGCCCTGCGCGCCCAGATCTCCCCGCACTTCATCTTCAACTCGCTGGCGGTGATCGCCTCCTTCGTCCGCACCGACCCCGAGCGCGCCCGCGAACTGCTCCTGGAATTCGCCGACTTCACGCGCTACTCGTTCCGCAGGCACGGCGACTTCACCACCCTCGCCGACGAACTGCACGCCATCGACCACTACTTGGCGCTGGTCAGAGCCCGCTTCGGCGACCGCCTCTCGGTCACCCTGCAGATCGCCCCCGAGGTGCTGCCGGTCGCGCTGCCCTTCCTCTGCCTCCAGCCCCTCGTGGAGAACGCCGTCAAACACGGGCTGGAGGGCAAGGCGGACAAGTCCAACAAGAGCCACATCAGCATCACCGCCCAGGACGCGGGCGCCGAGGCGCTGGTCGTGATCGAGGACAACGGCATCGGAATGGACCCCGACCGGCTGCGCCGCATCCTCGCCGGGGAGGTGAGCCCCTCCGGCGGCATCGGACTGTCCAACGTCGACGACCGGCTCCGCCAGGTGTACGGGGACCAGTACGGCCTCGTCATCGAGACCGCGGTGGGAGCGGGCATGAAGATCACCGCCCGGCTGCCGAAGTACCAGCCGGGGGTGCACTCGGCGGGACCGCTGCCCAGGGAGTGA
- a CDS encoding sodium/solute symporter — protein sequence MNQNYAVPAVALVVVATVLVGAFGLRISRTTSDFYVASRTVGPRLNAAAISGEYLSAASFLGIAGLVLVQGPDMLWYPVGYTAGYLVLLLFVAAPLRRSGAYTLPDFAEARLGSPAVRRLAGAFVVGVGWLYLLPQLQGAGLTLAVLTDAPDWFGGVLVAFVVVATVAAGGMRSITFVQAFQYWLKLTALLVPALFLVLAWQADGAPRQAFAEPATFREQRVVRIDDSLDLRLSAPLGVTATGTVDGHRYDGERLRLPAGVHHIARGTRLTFAKGDPVPAADRGTNGGMSTSLAASREERPLYATYGLILATFLGTMGLPHVVVRFYTSPHGVAARRTTVAVLGLIGAFYLLPPVYGALGRLYAPELSLTGNADAAVLLLPDRVIGGLGADLLGALVAGGAFAAFLSTASGLTMAVAGVLTQDVLPSRGVRHFRLGTVLAMVVPLAASVIVGGLPVADAVGLAFAVSASSFCPLLVLGIWWRRLTPPGAAAGMLVGGGAAFVAVAATMAGYPGSGALHALLAWPALWSVPLGFLTMILVSLATAGRVPAGTAAILARFHLPEELAGGDRRADADVRGEARA from the coding sequence GTGAACCAGAACTACGCCGTCCCCGCCGTCGCCCTCGTCGTCGTGGCGACCGTCCTGGTCGGCGCCTTCGGCCTGCGCATCTCCCGGACCACCTCCGACTTCTACGTCGCCTCACGCACCGTTGGCCCCCGGCTCAACGCGGCCGCGATCAGCGGCGAGTACCTCTCCGCCGCCTCCTTCCTCGGCATCGCGGGCCTCGTCCTCGTCCAGGGCCCCGACATGCTCTGGTACCCCGTCGGCTACACGGCCGGCTATCTCGTGCTGCTCCTGTTCGTCGCGGCCCCGCTGCGCCGCTCCGGCGCGTACACCCTGCCCGACTTCGCGGAGGCACGCCTCGGCTCACCGGCCGTGCGACGCCTCGCCGGTGCCTTCGTGGTCGGGGTCGGCTGGCTGTATCTGCTGCCCCAACTACAGGGCGCCGGGCTGACGTTGGCCGTCCTGACCGACGCGCCCGACTGGTTCGGCGGGGTGCTCGTCGCGTTCGTCGTGGTCGCGACCGTCGCCGCCGGAGGCATGCGCAGCATCACCTTCGTACAGGCCTTCCAGTACTGGCTCAAGCTCACCGCGCTGCTGGTCCCCGCACTCTTCCTGGTCCTCGCGTGGCAGGCCGACGGCGCCCCGCGTCAGGCCTTCGCCGAACCCGCGACCTTCCGCGAGCAGCGCGTCGTCCGCATCGACGACAGCCTCGACCTGAGGCTCTCGGCCCCGCTGGGCGTCACGGCCACCGGCACGGTCGACGGCCACCGCTACGACGGCGAGCGGCTGCGACTCCCCGCGGGCGTCCACCACATCGCGCGCGGCACCCGGCTGACCTTCGCCAAGGGCGACCCCGTCCCGGCCGCCGACCGGGGCACCAACGGCGGCATGTCGACCTCGCTCGCGGCGAGCCGCGAGGAACGCCCGCTGTACGCCACGTACGGACTGATCCTCGCGACCTTCCTCGGCACGATGGGCCTGCCGCACGTCGTCGTCCGCTTCTACACCAGCCCGCACGGCGTCGCGGCCCGCCGCACCACGGTCGCCGTCCTCGGCCTCATCGGCGCGTTCTACCTGCTGCCGCCCGTCTACGGCGCGCTCGGCCGCCTGTACGCCCCCGAACTGAGCCTCACCGGGAACGCCGACGCCGCCGTCCTGCTGCTGCCCGACCGCGTGATCGGCGGGCTCGGCGCGGATCTCCTGGGCGCGCTGGTGGCGGGCGGGGCCTTCGCGGCGTTCCTGTCGACCGCGTCCGGACTGACCATGGCGGTGGCCGGGGTGCTCACCCAGGACGTGCTGCCCTCGCGCGGCGTACGCCACTTCCGGCTGGGCACCGTACTCGCCATGGTGGTACCCCTCGCGGCGAGCGTGATCGTCGGCGGACTGCCCGTCGCCGACGCCGTCGGACTCGCCTTCGCCGTGTCCGCGTCCTCCTTCTGCCCGCTGCTCGTCCTCGGCATCTGGTGGCGGCGGCTGACCCCGCCGGGCGCGGCCGCCGGAATGCTCGTCGGCGGCGGCGCGGCCTTCGTTGCCGTCGCCGCGACCATGGCGGGCTACCCGGGCTCGGGCGCGCTGCACGCACTGCTCGCCTGGCCCGCGCTCTGGTCGGTGCCGCTCGGGTTCCTCACCATGATCCTGGTGTCGCTGGCCACGGCCGGACGGGTGCCGGCCGGGACGGCGGCGATCCTGGCCCGGTTCCACCTGCCGGAAGAACTGGCCGGAGGAGACAGGCGCGCGGACGCCGACGTACGCGGGGAGGCCAGGGCGTGA
- a CDS encoding LytR/AlgR family response regulator transcription factor — translation MLRALAVDDEQPSLEELLYLLNADPRISSAEGASDATEALRRINRALESGPGGPEAIDVVFLDIHMPGLDGLDLARLLTGFAAPPLVVFVTAHEGFAVQAFDLKAVDYVLKPVRRERLAEAVRRAAQLQDTAPRIPVHEPDPDHISVELGGVTRFVAVEDITHVEAHGDYARLHTAQGRHLVRIPLSTLEERWRSRGFVRIHRRHLVALRHIGELRLDAGTVSVLVDTVELQVSRRHARELRDLLMRRTTS, via the coding sequence ATGCTGCGCGCGCTCGCCGTCGACGACGAACAACCGTCCCTCGAGGAACTCCTCTACCTCCTGAACGCTGATCCCCGGATCTCCAGCGCCGAAGGCGCGAGCGACGCGACCGAGGCGCTGCGCCGGATCAACCGGGCCCTGGAGTCCGGACCCGGCGGGCCCGAAGCCATCGACGTCGTCTTCCTCGACATCCACATGCCCGGACTCGACGGACTGGACCTCGCCCGGCTGCTCACCGGCTTCGCCGCACCGCCGCTCGTCGTGTTCGTCACCGCCCACGAGGGCTTCGCCGTCCAGGCCTTCGACCTCAAGGCCGTCGACTACGTCCTCAAGCCGGTACGGCGGGAGCGGCTGGCCGAAGCCGTCCGGCGGGCCGCCCAACTCCAGGACACCGCACCGCGGATACCCGTCCACGAGCCCGACCCGGACCACATATCCGTCGAACTCGGCGGCGTCACCCGCTTCGTGGCCGTCGAGGACATCACCCACGTCGAAGCACACGGCGACTACGCACGTCTGCACACCGCCCAGGGCCGCCATCTCGTCCGCATCCCGCTCTCCACCCTGGAGGAACGCTGGCGCTCACGCGGCTTCGTCCGCATCCACCGGCGCCATCTCGTCGCCCTGCGCCACATCGGCGAACTCCGCCTGGACGCGGGCACCGTGAGCGTCCTCGTCGACACCGTCGAACTCCAGGTCAGCCGCCGGCACGCCCGCGAACTGCGCGATCTGCTGATGCGTCGGACCACGAGCTGA
- a CDS encoding Lrp/AsnC family transcriptional regulator — MNSKPAMFDELDRKIITALMANARTSFAEIGTAIGLSATAVKRRVDRLRETGVITGFTATVKPTALGWRTEAYVEVYCEGAAPPRRLAEVVRNHPEITAAMTVTGGADALLHVRATDVDHFEEVLERIRTEPFIRKTISYMVLSHLLPEAPEAGATHAAPQDALDASNLR; from the coding sequence ATGAACAGCAAGCCCGCGATGTTCGACGAACTCGACCGCAAGATCATCACGGCCCTGATGGCCAACGCCCGGACGAGCTTCGCCGAGATCGGCACGGCGATCGGACTGTCGGCCACCGCGGTCAAGCGCCGTGTCGACCGGCTCCGCGAGACCGGGGTGATCACCGGGTTCACGGCCACGGTGAAGCCGACGGCGCTCGGCTGGCGCACGGAGGCGTATGTCGAGGTGTACTGCGAGGGCGCGGCGCCGCCCCGGCGGCTCGCGGAGGTGGTCCGCAACCATCCGGAGATCACCGCGGCCATGACGGTCACCGGCGGCGCGGACGCGCTGCTCCATGTGCGGGCCACGGACGTGGACCACTTCGAGGAGGTGCTGGAGCGGATCCGCACCGAGCCCTTCATCCGGAAGACGATCAGCTACATGGTGCTGTCGCATCTGCTGCCGGAGGCCCCGGAGGCGGGCGCCACCCACGCGGCACCGCAGGATGCACTGGACGCATCAAACCTGCGTTGA
- the ddaH gene encoding dimethylargininase, which produces MPDSRVPRPRRFLVCEPRHFAVQYAINPWMHPDAQVDVDLARDQWAALISAYRAHGHTVDTVEPVADLPDMVFAANSALVLAGRVFGSYFHAPQRRPESTAYETWFKAAGFDVYRPESVCEGEGDLVPVGRYVLAGTGFRTTPEAHREVQEFFGVPVVSLQLVDPRFYHLDTALFVLDDGPEANIAYYPEAFSPGSREVLARLFPDAVLATREDAFTFGLNSVSDGRHVFIAPRAEALADRLARHGYVPVPVDLSEFHKAGGGIKCCTQEIRS; this is translated from the coding sequence GTGCCCGACAGCCGTGTGCCGCGCCCTCGGCGCTTTCTCGTCTGCGAACCCAGACACTTCGCCGTGCAGTACGCGATCAATCCCTGGATGCATCCCGACGCCCAAGTGGACGTCGATCTGGCCCGTGACCAGTGGGCGGCGCTGATCAGCGCTTACCGGGCCCACGGCCACACCGTGGACACCGTGGAGCCCGTGGCGGATCTCCCGGACATGGTGTTCGCGGCGAATTCCGCGCTCGTCCTGGCGGGCCGGGTCTTCGGCTCGTACTTCCACGCGCCGCAGCGCCGCCCCGAGTCCACCGCGTACGAGACCTGGTTCAAGGCGGCCGGTTTCGACGTCTACCGTCCCGAATCCGTCTGCGAGGGCGAGGGCGACCTCGTCCCGGTGGGCCGGTACGTGCTGGCCGGCACCGGATTCCGTACGACCCCCGAGGCGCACCGCGAGGTGCAGGAGTTCTTCGGCGTCCCGGTGGTCAGCCTCCAGCTGGTGGACCCGCGCTTCTACCATCTGGACACGGCGCTCTTCGTCCTGGACGACGGGCCCGAGGCGAACATCGCGTACTACCCGGAGGCGTTCTCGCCCGGCAGTCGCGAGGTCCTGGCCCGGCTCTTCCCGGACGCGGTGCTCGCGACCCGTGAGGACGCGTTCACCTTCGGCCTGAACTCCGTCTCCGACGGCCGCCACGTGTTCATCGCGCCGCGCGCCGAGGCCCTCGCCGACCGGCTCGCCCGCCACGGCTACGTCCCCGTCCCCGTCGACCTCTCCGAGTTCCACAAGGCCGGCGGTGGCATCAAGTGCTGCACCCAGGAGATCCGCTCATGA